From the Theobroma cacao cultivar B97-61/B2 chromosome 2, Criollo_cocoa_genome_V2, whole genome shotgun sequence genome, one window contains:
- the LOC18607798 gene encoding organ-specific protein S2, whose translation SAIIKSFLSFFAFLSLLLIANTIAAARKDAGEYWRAVMREQAMPEAIEALVRIDAATSSKEKTDCHTPTSFELKEEKILVEAFEPRPNEGEKKSFADYFEPRPNVSAYGDDADLKAEKSSSFTKDRPSIPAYGDDAGLKGEKKSFVSDFEPGPNITVYHD comes from the exons TCTGCAATCATAaaatctttcctttctttctttgcatTCCTGTCACTTCTCCTG ATCGCTAACACCATAGCAGCAGCTAGGAAAGATGCCGGGGAATATTGGAGAGCTGTAATGAGAGAGCAAGCAATGCCAGAAGCAATTGAAGCCCTTGTTCGGATTGACGCAGCTACCTCCTCTAAGGAGAAAACCGATTGTCACACACCTACGAGCTTTGAGCTGAAGGAAGAGAAGATTCTCGTCGAGGCTTTTGAACCAAGGCCCAACGAAGGAGAGAAGAAGTCATTTGCCGATTATTTCGAACCAAGGCCAAACGTCTCTGCTTATGGTGACGATGCTGATCTGAAAGCAGagaaatcatcatcatttacTAAAGATAGGCCGAGCATCCCTGCTTACGGTGACGATGCTGGCCTtaaaggagagaaaaaatcATTCGTTAGTGATTTTGAACCAGGGCCTAACATCACCGTTTACCATGATTGA